The DNA sequence TCTCTACTTTTTTATCCGTCCTCAAATCGGCAATCGAAACAGAACTTTCAACTTCCGTTAGTTTTGAGACATCTACTTCGAATTTGTCGGGTAAATCAGCAGGTAGTGCTTCTACTTCAACTTCGTCAACGTGCTGAACCAATGTTCCCAGACCGGATTTGTCGGCCGGTGATTCCCCTACTAATTCTACCGGCACGTGTGCGGTTACTTTTTCTGTCAAATTAACTTGGAAAAAATCGGCATGAAGAAGTTCACCGGTAACAGGATCAACCTGAACATCATGAACAAGAACGGGTTTTTTTGTGCTTCCCACTTCTAATTCGATCAGTCCGGTCTCCCCCACTTTTTTATAAACATCCGCAAACTCCTTTGTTGCAATCTGGATGGATAGAGATTTTACTTTTTTCCCAA is a window from the Candidatus Woesebacteria bacterium genome containing:
- a CDS encoding 50S ribosomal protein L25 → MTKQILKAQNREIVGRKVKKLRREGILPANVFGKKVKSLSIQIATKEFADVYKKVGETGLIELEVGSTKKPVLVHDVQVDPVTGELLHADFFQVNLTEKVTAHVPVELVGESPADKSGLGTLVQHVDEVEVEALPADLPDKFEVDVSKLTEVESSVSIADLRTDKKVEILADDDLIIAKVEALREEEPEVVVEAVEGEVKEAVDDKAKGETVTESSEEKK